One Paraglaciecola mesophila genomic region harbors:
- a CDS encoding MFS transporter, which produces MDRTNISVAASALSDELSLTSVQMGLVFSAFGWTYSILQIPGGIAVDVVKTRILYPFILIAWSLATLIQGVISSFSALIGCRMAIGVFEAPSYPCNNKIITSWFPESERASAIAVYTSGQFIGLAFLMPVLAVIQNYFGWRGLFIISGIIGIAWAVVWYIFYRDPKDHPKISQQELDLLTVEAPLTTSAPKVKKITFDAAHFKLAFGHKKLWGIYIGQFCLGGTLMFFLTWFPTYLVEYRGLDFIKSGFLASVPFLAAFFGVLVSGFASDFLVRKGVSKEVSRKAPIIIGLMLTMSIVGANYTDDTFWIITFLSLAFFGNGLSSIAWVFVSLISPKKLVGLVGGCFNFIGGLSAVIVPIVIGWLVKDGDFKPALIFIASLALIGCCSYLFLVGKVEQIQTEK; this is translated from the coding sequence ATGGATCGCACCAATATATCGGTAGCGGCATCGGCGTTATCTGACGAACTGTCGCTTACGTCAGTACAAATGGGGCTGGTATTTTCAGCATTTGGCTGGACTTACTCAATTTTACAGATACCCGGCGGGATAGCGGTAGATGTGGTTAAAACACGCATCTTGTATCCGTTTATTCTAATTGCGTGGTCCTTGGCAACCTTGATTCAAGGCGTGATCTCGTCTTTTAGCGCTCTCATAGGCTGTAGAATGGCCATAGGTGTATTTGAAGCGCCTTCTTATCCGTGTAATAACAAAATTATTACGTCATGGTTTCCAGAAAGTGAGCGGGCATCGGCAATCGCTGTGTACACCTCTGGGCAATTTATCGGATTGGCGTTCTTAATGCCTGTGTTAGCTGTGATACAAAACTATTTTGGCTGGCGTGGATTATTCATCATTTCGGGCATCATTGGCATTGCATGGGCGGTGGTTTGGTATATTTTTTATCGTGACCCAAAGGATCACCCGAAGATCAGCCAGCAAGAGTTAGACTTGCTAACGGTTGAGGCACCATTAACAACGTCAGCACCAAAAGTCAAAAAAATAACCTTTGATGCAGCGCATTTCAAGTTGGCCTTTGGCCATAAAAAACTCTGGGGCATATACATAGGGCAATTCTGTCTTGGGGGAACATTGATGTTTTTCTTAACTTGGTTTCCAACGTATTTGGTCGAATATCGTGGCCTTGATTTTATCAAGTCAGGCTTTTTGGCGTCAGTCCCGTTTCTCGCTGCATTTTTTGGGGTGTTGGTGTCAGGTTTCGCCTCGGACTTTCTGGTTCGTAAAGGGGTATCAAAAGAGGTGTCTCGTAAAGCGCCAATTATCATTGGGTTAATGCTGACAATGAGTATAGTAGGTGCCAACTACACGGATGATACATTTTGGATCATTACGTTTCTATCGCTAGCATTTTTTGGCAATGGTTTATCGTCTATTGCATGGGTATTTGTATCGCTTATCTCCCCTAAAAAGTTAGTTGGTTTAGTGGGGGGATGTTTTAACTTTATTGGTGGCTTGTCAGCTGTCATTGTCCCCATTGTGATTGGCTGGCTGGTGAAAGACGGTGACTTTAAACCAGCATTGATTTTTATTGCCTCTTTGGCCCTGATTGGTTGCTGTTCATATTTGTTCTTGGTTGGTAAAGTAGAACAAATTCAGACTGAAAAATAA
- a CDS encoding DUF6538 domain-containing protein — protein MSIMSSPFKHPKSGIFYFRKAVPKRLVPIIGKAVFKPSLNTKDLREAKSLIIPLHAEVDNKIVNQNDRAKGKGNTFGDFGLRNLRVSIA, from the coding sequence ATGAGTATAATGAGTTCTCCTTTCAAGCATCCAAAATCCGGTATTTTTTACTTCAGAAAGGCCGTACCAAAACGTCTAGTCCCTATCATTGGGAAGGCTGTATTTAAGCCGTCACTGAATACCAAAGATTTACGTGAAGCCAAAAGCCTAATCATCCCTTTACATGCAGAGGTTGATAATAAAATCGTAAATCAAAACGACCGTGCAAAGGGCAAAGGGAACACTTTTGGCGACTTCGGTTTAAGAAATTTGAGGGTATCGATAGCCTAA
- a CDS encoding arylsulfatase, producing MKPIRMCSSTLRLLLTTLMLAVSSGYADERPNIVIMMTDDQGYGDIGSHNNPYLKTPNIERIAAQGLEMSHLITYPNCSATRAGLMTGRYPYRTGVTAVTQVDHFMRGEETTIAEVLSKAGYRTGIFGKWHLGDNHPMRPTDQGFQEALVHKGGGIGQAAGPAGNSYFDPILEHNNVSTKYQGYSDDIFTDAALEFMAQKSEKPFLTYLATNLPHLPLQVPDELAEPYRKMGLHEDNALVYGMITSIDYNVGRVLDKIKALGIEENTIVIFMSDNGPRHRRTKNDDIPGRWVANLRGTKTSVYDAGIRVPFYVKWPRKIAPKTHTSEMGTMMDLFPTLLEAANISPLQDTHIDGQSLLPLWTKNDTQGLSDRDFFVQLHYGPTPFKYMHFTLRTAKYKLVSPHPFPHGIVHQPTDFVLKNVLKNLELYDVQADPSERINIASQHPKIVDDMLLRYENWFDEVTEERAAAGIERISLGNPAEPSVHLSRFDWGGPRVISRFDYGGPRVIEDNQLGYWRVHSHKGRYQVTYDLPDVSDKAVAYLKYGKVYHYKALTKGQKKVTFNDVSLPAGDGNFHAYIRDERLPVGPYFVEVKRVDF from the coding sequence ATGAAACCAATAAGGATGTGTTCATCCACGCTGCGTCTACTCCTTACAACACTGATGCTTGCAGTATCCAGCGGTTATGCTGACGAGCGCCCGAACATTGTCATTATGATGACGGATGACCAAGGCTACGGGGACATTGGTAGCCATAACAATCCTTATTTAAAAACACCTAATATAGAAAGGATTGCCGCACAAGGGCTAGAAATGTCTCATTTGATCACCTACCCAAATTGCTCAGCAACCAGAGCAGGTTTAATGACGGGACGCTATCCCTACCGCACTGGTGTGACAGCAGTCACGCAAGTTGATCACTTTATGCGCGGCGAAGAAACCACCATTGCCGAAGTGCTAAGTAAAGCCGGATACAGAACGGGTATCTTTGGAAAATGGCATTTAGGTGACAACCATCCCATGCGTCCCACCGATCAGGGATTCCAAGAAGCATTAGTGCATAAAGGCGGAGGAATAGGTCAGGCAGCAGGGCCCGCAGGCAACAGTTACTTCGACCCTATTCTAGAGCACAATAATGTGTCCACAAAATATCAGGGGTACAGTGATGATATATTTACCGATGCCGCGCTTGAATTTATGGCGCAAAAAAGTGAAAAACCCTTTTTAACTTACTTAGCCACGAACCTTCCTCATTTACCGTTACAAGTACCGGATGAGTTGGCTGAACCCTATCGCAAAATGGGCCTGCACGAAGATAATGCCCTTGTATATGGCATGATTACCAGCATCGACTATAACGTTGGTCGCGTTTTGGACAAAATAAAAGCGCTTGGAATAGAGGAAAATACCATTGTTATATTCATGTCAGACAATGGCCCACGTCATCGTCGAACCAAAAATGATGACATTCCTGGCCGCTGGGTGGCGAACCTCAGGGGCACTAAAACCAGCGTATACGATGCCGGAATTCGGGTGCCATTTTATGTGAAATGGCCTAGAAAAATCGCCCCTAAAACCCACACCTCGGAAATGGGTACCATGATGGATTTATTCCCTACTTTGCTTGAAGCAGCAAATATATCACCCTTGCAAGATACGCACATAGATGGCCAAAGCCTTTTACCTCTTTGGACAAAGAATGACACCCAAGGCCTTAGCGACCGGGACTTTTTTGTTCAGCTACATTATGGCCCGACCCCCTTTAAATATATGCACTTCACCCTAAGAACAGCAAAATATAAACTGGTTAGTCCTCACCCTTTTCCTCACGGTATCGTTCATCAACCAACTGATTTTGTGCTTAAAAACGTTCTCAAAAATCTAGAATTATATGACGTACAGGCTGACCCAAGTGAACGAATCAACATTGCTAGCCAGCACCCGAAGATAGTCGATGACATGCTACTGCGATATGAAAATTGGTTCGATGAAGTGACCGAAGAACGCGCTGCGGCGGGAATAGAACGTATTTCACTGGGCAATCCAGCCGAGCCATCAGTTCACTTGTCTAGATTTGATTGGGGCGGACCGCGCGTTATCTCACGATTCGACTATGGCGGCCCAAGAGTGATCGAAGATAATCAATTAGGCTACTGGCGCGTACATTCACACAAAGGCCGCTACCAAGTCACGTACGACTTACCTGACGTATCAGACAAAGCGGTAGCGTACCTAAAATACGGCAAGGTCTATCACTATAAAGCCTTAACAAAAGGGCAAAAAAAGGTCACGTTCAACGATGTTAGCTTACCCGCGGGCGACGGTAATTTTCATGCTTATATCAGAGATGAGCGGCTTCCAGTGGGCCCATACTTTGTCGAAGTAAAGAGAGTGGATTTTTAA
- a CDS encoding beta-phosphoglucomutase family hydrolase: MPDLSRYKGIVFDMDGTLIDSMGSHAVAWQQTCEHFGYPFDGQYIHNLGGVPTRQIAQLLNEKHGMNHNVDDVAEVKRQAWLNLDESLTVIQDTFDVMQRYKGTLKMGVGTGAERENAIRMLTETGLLEHVETVVTASDVTHGKPHGETFLTVAQNMDLAADECVVFEDTEIGRQAAQHAGMDCIMVINGKIQLPAA, translated from the coding sequence ATGCCAGATTTAAGCCGTTACAAAGGGATCGTTTTTGATATGGACGGTACGTTAATCGACTCAATGGGCTCCCACGCGGTCGCTTGGCAACAAACCTGTGAACATTTTGGATATCCGTTTGATGGCCAGTACATTCACAATCTAGGGGGGGTACCCACTCGCCAGATAGCGCAATTGCTAAATGAGAAGCATGGCATGAATCACAACGTGGATGACGTCGCAGAGGTTAAGCGACAGGCTTGGTTGAACTTGGATGAAAGCTTAACAGTAATTCAAGACACGTTTGATGTCATGCAGCGCTATAAAGGTACGCTTAAAATGGGAGTTGGTACAGGGGCAGAACGCGAAAACGCCATTCGTATGCTAACCGAAACTGGCTTGCTAGAACATGTAGAAACAGTGGTCACCGCTTCAGATGTGACCCATGGTAAACCACATGGTGAAACATTTTTAACCGTGGCGCAAAACATGGACCTCGCGGCAGACGAATGCGTGGTTTTTGAAGACACAGAAATTGGTCGTCAAGCCGCTCAGCATGCAGGGATGGATTGTATTATGGTGATCAACGGTAAGATCCAGTTACCAGCAGCCTAA
- a CDS encoding mandelate racemase/muconate lactonizing enzyme family protein, with amino-acid sequence MKITDVKAYGFWAGFRNICLVKVETDSGFYGWGESGLSGREKAVIGAVEHFKQFLMGKDPRQIGALWQEMYRSQYFEGGRVLAAAIAAIDIALHDLVAKSLDIPVYQLLGGKQRDEIPLFATSIKPMGQALVDDLVKLKSQGWNVLRATTGVHGSPDSATTFEPRESLSLVAKWMTIARQELGPEVTLGIDYHHRLSVPETVSFINRMPSGTLDFIEEPIRDESPVAYQSLRQMIDTPFAIGEEFTSKWDFAPFVQSALTNFGRVDICNAGGLTESMKIAALCELNYIDMMPHNPLSPLCTAASVHFCAAINNLAWLEHPPYDGSMEDYDKYFIHRPIVQNCALKVNSAPGLGVDVNEDLIRHLPFKYWEAPRLYKKDGSYTNW; translated from the coding sequence ATGAAAATTACCGATGTGAAAGCGTATGGATTTTGGGCCGGCTTTCGAAACATCTGCTTAGTTAAAGTGGAAACTGATAGCGGCTTTTATGGGTGGGGCGAATCAGGTTTATCTGGACGTGAAAAGGCGGTTATCGGTGCTGTGGAACATTTTAAGCAGTTTCTAATGGGTAAAGATCCTCGCCAGATAGGGGCGTTATGGCAAGAAATGTATAGAAGCCAATATTTCGAAGGTGGCCGCGTACTCGCAGCCGCGATAGCTGCGATAGATATTGCCCTTCATGATCTTGTCGCGAAATCTTTAGATATTCCTGTTTATCAGTTACTAGGTGGCAAGCAAAGAGATGAAATCCCCTTGTTTGCGACGAGTATAAAGCCCATGGGGCAAGCGCTGGTTGATGATTTAGTCAAGCTTAAGTCACAAGGCTGGAATGTGCTTAGAGCGACCACAGGTGTGCATGGGAGCCCTGATTCAGCAACCACATTTGAGCCCAGAGAGTCTCTTTCATTAGTTGCCAAATGGATGACAATTGCCCGTCAAGAATTGGGCCCTGAAGTAACCTTAGGGATCGATTATCACCATCGGCTGTCCGTGCCTGAAACCGTGTCTTTTATAAATAGAATGCCGAGCGGCACGTTGGATTTCATTGAAGAACCCATTCGAGACGAATCCCCAGTTGCGTATCAATCTCTGAGGCAAATGATCGATACCCCATTCGCGATAGGCGAAGAATTTACCAGCAAGTGGGACTTTGCCCCGTTTGTTCAAAGCGCCTTAACAAACTTCGGTCGGGTGGATATTTGTAATGCTGGCGGGCTAACTGAGTCGATGAAAATTGCCGCTTTGTGCGAGTTAAATTATATCGACATGATGCCACATAATCCTCTTAGTCCATTGTGTACGGCAGCCTCAGTACATTTTTGTGCGGCTATCAATAATTTGGCTTGGTTAGAGCATCCTCCTTATGACGGTTCGATGGAGGATTATGACAAATATTTCATTCATCGCCCGATTGTGCAGAACTGTGCGTTAAAAGTGAATAGTGCACCTGGGCTAGGGGTTGATGTGAATGAGGACTTAATCCGTCATTTACCGTTCAAATATTGGGAAGCGCCTCGTTTATACAAGAAAGATGGCTCTTACACTAACTGGTAG